GAGCATTTGCCAAAGCTGTTTAATCGTATTCAAGCAGGACCACAGCATATAGGTAAAATGCCTGGTGCTCAAAACAATGTTTTTGTCATTAAAAAGCAAATTGAAGATATTCGAAAACGCATGAAGGCTGCAGTGGACGAGGAGCAATTTGAGGAAGCGGCGAAGCTTCGTGACGAGGCAAAAAATCTTGAGCAACAGCTACAATTCGAAGGTGGTGATGTGTCATGATGATTGAATCGTTTTTAGAGCGTGCTACACCTGCCTGGATGGATATGGAGGATGATTATTCAGATATCGTCATTAGTACACGCATCCGCCTTGCGAGGAACTTAGATGGTTTTCGTTTCCCTTTAGTTTTCTCGGAAAACGAAGCATTACAGGTAGAGCAGGCTGTCACCCACGCAATACAGGACAGTTCCAAGCTTCAAGAAAGATATTCTTATTTTTCTATAAAAGATTTAACATCGTTACAACGACAAATTTTAGTTGAAAAGCATTTAATCAGTCCACAGCTTGCAAAAAAAGAGCAAGTCGGCGCTATGTTGTTGTCTGAGGATGAATCAATTTGCATTATGGTGAACGAAGAAGACCATTTACGCATTCAATGTATGACGGCGAGTTTTCAACTTCAGAAGGCCTACGAGCAAGCAAATAAGATTGATCGAGCCTTAGAAGGAGCCTTGCCATATGCGTTTCGTGATACTTTTGGATATTTAACAAGTTGTCCAACCAATATTGGTACTGGGTTACGTGCTTCTGTTATGATGCACCTTCCCGCGCTTACACTGACAGGTCAGATGAATCAAATCATCAATGCAATGACTCGTTTAGGGATGACCGTTAGGGGTATATACGGTGAAGGTAGTGAAAATTTAGGGAATATTTATCAAGTATCAAATCAAATTACACTAGGAAAAACAGAAGAAGACATTTTAGCAGACATCCAAAGTGTTGCAGAAAAAATAATTCAAAAAGAACGACAAGCAAGGAGTAAGCTAATGGAAAAAGCGGAACTTGCTTTAGAAGATCGTGTATACAGAGCTTTAGGGACATTAACACATGCTCGAATTTTAACGAGTGAAGAAGCTGCTACTTGCATATCAAATGTACGTTTAGGAGTGGATTTGCAGTTGATTGATAATATTAAAGCAACATCTTTAAACGAATGCGTTGTCAGCATGCAACCAGGATTTTTACAGCACTATGCAGGAGAGGTTTTACCGCCTGCTGAGCGAGACAGAGCACGAGCAAAAATGTTGCGAGAGGCATTATTTCTAGAAACTAAGAGTAAGCCTATTATAGGGGGAAAAGGAGAGGATTCATATGATGTTTAATCGTTTTACACAACGCGCACAAAAAGTATTACAGCTTGCACAGGAAGAGGCAATTCGTTGGAAGCACGAATCAATAGGAACAGAGCATATTCTTTTAGGGCTTATTCGTGAAGGCGGTGGTATAGCTGCGAAAGCATTAGAAGCCATTGATATTAGCCCTCAAATGATTGAAGCAGGTATTGAAGAGCTAGTCGGTAAAGGAACAGAGGATGTTGGACCAATCGTGCACTACACGCCTCGTGCGAAAAAAGTAATTGAATTATCGGTTGATGAGTCGCGTAAATTAGGCCATTCCTATATTGGCACAGAACATTTACTATTAGCGCTTATTCGTGAAGGCGAAGGGGTAGCTGCTCGTGTATTAAACAATGCTGGTGTGGGCTTAAATAAAGCTCGTCAGCAAGTATTATTGTTATTAGGTAATAACGACAATGCACAATCTGGACAACAAGCGACACAGGCTGCAAATACGCCTACATTAGATAGCTTAGCGCGCGATTTAACACAAATTGCCCGTGAAGGTTCGTTAGACCCTGTTATTGGACGTAGTAAAGAAATTACACGTGTTATTGAAGTGCTATCACGTCGTACGAAAAATAACCCTGTGCTTATTGGTGAACCAGGGGTAGGTAAAACAGCGATTGCTGAAGGCTTAGCGCAACAAATCATTAACAATGAAGTGCCAGAAATTTTGCGCGATAAACGTGTAATGACGCTTGATATGGGAACGGTTGTTGCCGGCACTAAATACCGCGGTGAATTTGAAGATCGTTTGAAAAAGGTAATGGATGAAATTCGTCAAGCGGGCAATGTCATCTTATTCATTGATGAATTGCACACGCTAATCGGTGCAGGTGGGGCAGAAGGTGCAATTGATGCTTCAAACATTTTAAAACCATCATTGGCACGTGGTGAATTACAATGTATTGGTGCTACAACATTAGATGAGTACCGCAAATACATTGAAAAAGATGCAGCTTTAGAGCGTCGTTTCCAACCGATTCAAGTCGATGAGCCAACTGTTGAAGAAGCTATTCAAATTATTCACGGCTTGCGTGATCGTTATGAGGCGCATCACCGTGTGAAAATTACAGATGAGGCGATTGAGGCAGCGGCAAAAATGGGTGATCGTTATATTTCAGACCGCTTCTTGCCTGATAAAGCAATCGACTTAATCGATGAAGCTGGTTCAAAAGTACGCTTACGTTCATTTGCAGTGCCACCAAATTTAAAGGCACTGGAAGATAAACTTGAAAATGTTCGCTCTGAGAAAAATGCGGCTGTATCTGGTCAAGAATTTGAAAAGGCAGCGTCTTTAAGAGATACAGAGCAAAAGCTAAAAGACGAAATTGAAACAACGCGTAAAACATGGAAAGAAGAACAAGGTAAAGCCGAATCGAAAGTAACGGTAGACGATGTGGCAGCTGTAGTTTCTATGTGGACTGGAATCCCTGTAGCAAAAATTGCACATGAAGAATCATCTAAACTATTACAACTTGAGGAAGAATTGCATAAACGAGTTGTTGGGCAAGGTGAGGCTGTTGAGGCAATTTCTCGTGCGATTCGACGTGCAAGAGCTGGTTTAAAAGATCCGAAACGTCCAATTGGTTCATTTATTTTCCTTGGTCCTACAGGGGTCGGGAAGACAGAACTTGCAAGAGCACTTGCAGAAGTAATGTTCGGTGATGAAGATGCGATGATTCGCGTTGACATGTCAGAATATATGGAGAAACATTCGACTTCACGTTTAGTGGGCTCGCCTCCGGGATATGTAGGCTTTGATGATGGTGGTCAGCTTACAGAAAAAGTGCGACGCAAACCGTATTCCGTAGTGCTACTTGATGAAATTGAAAAAGCTCACCCAGATGTTTTCAATATTTTACTTCAAGTACTTGAAGATGGTCGTTTAACTGATTCTAAAGGACGTGTCGTTGATTTCCGCAATACGGTTGTCATTATGACTTCTAACGTTGGCGCGGACGCGTTAAAGTATCAAAAAAATCTTGGCTTCAGCTTAGGAAGCTCGGAGTCGAAGCATAAAGATATGAAGGGTACAATGCTAGAAGAATTGAAAAAAGCATTCCGTCCAGAATTTTTAAACCGTATCGATGAAATGATTGTGTTCCACTCACTAGAAAAAGAACACTTAAAAGAAATCGTTTCAATGATGGCTAATTCCTTAACAAAACGTCTACAGGAGCAGGATATTACGTTAGAGTTAACCGATGCTGTACTAAATAAAATTGCAGAGGAAGGCTATGATCCTCAATATGGTGCTCGTCCACTCCGTCGTGCATTGCAAAAACAAGTGGAAGACCGTTTATCGGAAGAACTGCTTAAAGGCAATGTAGAAAAAGGAAACCAAGTTGTAATCGATTATGTAAATGAAGAATTTGTCGTTAAGAAAAAAGAGGGCGTTTCAATTTCTAAATAAGCAGATTGTTTATTGTTAACGTGTTGATTTGAGAAGACAGCGAGGCCAAGAGTGCCAAGCTGTCTTTTTTTATGTAAAATGAATATAAGAACAAATATTCGAGGTGGTACTATGGCGAAGAAAAAAACTAAATTTGTCTGTACAGGTTGTGGATATGAATCTGCAAAGTGGATGGGTCGTTGTCCAGGGTGTGGAGAATGGAATAAAATGGTTGAAGAAGTAGAGGTCGTTGCGAAAGGTCCTCGAGGAGCATTCCAACATTCAGCTACAGTAACACAAAAGGCTATACCTATTATACAAGTGGAAGCAGCTGAGGAATCTCGGGTAGCTACTGAAATGGGAGAGCTCAATCGAGTTTTAGGCGGTGGTATCGTGCCAGGATCCCTTGTATTAATCGGTGGTGACCCTGGGATTGGGAAATCAACGCTTTTATTACAAGTATCAGCGTTGCTATCAAATAAAGGGCACCGTGTGCTGTATATTTCTGGGGAGGAATCTATTCGACAAACGAAATTGCGTGCAGAGCGTTTAGGAGTAATATCTCAAGAACTTTATATTTATTCGGAGACGAATTTAGAGTTGTTAAACCAAACGATTGATGATGTTCAGCCGAAGTTTGTGATCGTCGATTCCATACAAACTGTTTTCCATCCAGAGGTGACAAGTGCACCTGGTAGTGTGTCGCAAGTGCGTGAATGTACAGCAGAGCTAATGCGAATTGCAAAAACGAAAGGCATTGCCATTTTCTTAGTAGGGCATGTAACGAAAGAAGGGCAAATTGCTGGACCACGTATTTTAGAGCATATGGTGGACACCGTGTTGTATTTCGAAGGAGAGCGCCATCACAACCACCGTATTTTACGGAGTCAGAAAAACCGCTTTGGCTCTACAAATGAAATTGCTATTTTTGAAATGCTTCAGGGGGGCTTAAAGGAAGTGTTGAATCCGTCTGAGTTGTTTTTACAAGAACGCTCACAAGGGGCGGCAGGCTCAACCATTGTGGCATCAATGGAGGGGACAAGACCAATTTTAGTAGAAATTCAATCACTTGTGACGCCGACGAGCTTCAATTATCCAAAACGTATGGCAACAGGGGTGGACCAAAACCGCGTGCAATTGCTTATGGCGGTGCTTGAAAAGCGGATGGGCCTCATGCTGCAAGCGCAGGATGCATATATTAAAGTTGCTGGCGGTGTGAAGCTTGATGAGCCTGCAATTGACCTAGCGGTGTTGACGAGTATTGTTTCTAGTTTTAAAGATCAGGCGGTGCGTGGTACAGATTGCTTTATTGGTGAAGTGGGCTTAACAGGAGAGGTTCGTCGTGTAACACGTATTGAACAACGTGTTATTGAGGCGGCAAAACTAGGCTTTAAGCGAGCGTTTATACCTGCCTCT
The genomic region above belongs to Lysinibacillus sp. FSL W8-0992 and contains:
- a CDS encoding protein arginine kinase, which encodes MMIESFLERATPAWMDMEDDYSDIVISTRIRLARNLDGFRFPLVFSENEALQVEQAVTHAIQDSSKLQERYSYFSIKDLTSLQRQILVEKHLISPQLAKKEQVGAMLLSEDESICIMVNEEDHLRIQCMTASFQLQKAYEQANKIDRALEGALPYAFRDTFGYLTSCPTNIGTGLRASVMMHLPALTLTGQMNQIINAMTRLGMTVRGIYGEGSENLGNIYQVSNQITLGKTEEDILADIQSVAEKIIQKERQARSKLMEKAELALEDRVYRALGTLTHARILTSEEAATCISNVRLGVDLQLIDNIKATSLNECVVSMQPGFLQHYAGEVLPPAERDRARAKMLREALFLETKSKPIIGGKGEDSYDV
- a CDS encoding ATP-dependent Clp protease ATP-binding subunit gives rise to the protein MMFNRFTQRAQKVLQLAQEEAIRWKHESIGTEHILLGLIREGGGIAAKALEAIDISPQMIEAGIEELVGKGTEDVGPIVHYTPRAKKVIELSVDESRKLGHSYIGTEHLLLALIREGEGVAARVLNNAGVGLNKARQQVLLLLGNNDNAQSGQQATQAANTPTLDSLARDLTQIAREGSLDPVIGRSKEITRVIEVLSRRTKNNPVLIGEPGVGKTAIAEGLAQQIINNEVPEILRDKRVMTLDMGTVVAGTKYRGEFEDRLKKVMDEIRQAGNVILFIDELHTLIGAGGAEGAIDASNILKPSLARGELQCIGATTLDEYRKYIEKDAALERRFQPIQVDEPTVEEAIQIIHGLRDRYEAHHRVKITDEAIEAAAKMGDRYISDRFLPDKAIDLIDEAGSKVRLRSFAVPPNLKALEDKLENVRSEKNAAVSGQEFEKAASLRDTEQKLKDEIETTRKTWKEEQGKAESKVTVDDVAAVVSMWTGIPVAKIAHEESSKLLQLEEELHKRVVGQGEAVEAISRAIRRARAGLKDPKRPIGSFIFLGPTGVGKTELARALAEVMFGDEDAMIRVDMSEYMEKHSTSRLVGSPPGYVGFDDGGQLTEKVRRKPYSVVLLDEIEKAHPDVFNILLQVLEDGRLTDSKGRVVDFRNTVVIMTSNVGADALKYQKNLGFSLGSSESKHKDMKGTMLEELKKAFRPEFLNRIDEMIVFHSLEKEHLKEIVSMMANSLTKRLQEQDITLELTDAVLNKIAEEGYDPQYGARPLRRALQKQVEDRLSEELLKGNVEKGNQVVIDYVNEEFVVKKKEGVSISK
- the radA gene encoding DNA repair protein RadA; the encoded protein is MAKKKTKFVCTGCGYESAKWMGRCPGCGEWNKMVEEVEVVAKGPRGAFQHSATVTQKAIPIIQVEAAEESRVATEMGELNRVLGGGIVPGSLVLIGGDPGIGKSTLLLQVSALLSNKGHRVLYISGEESIRQTKLRAERLGVISQELYIYSETNLELLNQTIDDVQPKFVIVDSIQTVFHPEVTSAPGSVSQVRECTAELMRIAKTKGIAIFLVGHVTKEGQIAGPRILEHMVDTVLYFEGERHHNHRILRSQKNRFGSTNEIAIFEMLQGGLKEVLNPSELFLQERSQGAAGSTIVASMEGTRPILVEIQSLVTPTSFNYPKRMATGVDQNRVQLLMAVLEKRMGLMLQAQDAYIKVAGGVKLDEPAIDLAVLTSIVSSFKDQAVRGTDCFIGEVGLTGEVRRVTRIEQRVIEAAKLGFKRAFIPASNIGGWDFPQGIEIVGVETIKDALNACFREL